The following are encoded in a window of Geobacter metallireducens GS-15 genomic DNA:
- a CDS encoding sensor histidine kinase has protein sequence MVENKSVRILYMEDDAGLARLLQRKLQRQSFSVEIARNGDDGLATLGKAPFDVVLLDYSMPSCDGIDVLRIMAECKTSPPVIMLTGRGNEKIAVEALQLGASDYIVKDVDMGYLELLPVVIDQVLQKQQLIREREQMLKALQESEDRYRRLSAQLERMVLERTEDLQTSNRELEVFCYSVSHDLSAPLRTINGFSEVLLEEYGDRLDNAGRRCLSKIGAAATRMVQLIDALLDLSTMATDEPRLEPVNLSDLAGEIAQELHDLEQQHKVDVRITGGMEVEGDPALLRVMMENLLGNAWKFSRTLPDACIEFGKSFQNGEMAYYVRDNGIGFDLGNSGKLIELFQRLHLGDEFKGIGIGLATVQRIVERHNGRIWAESEVGKGATFYFTLSPIAN, from the coding sequence GTGGTCGAGAATAAGTCCGTTCGCATTTTGTATATGGAAGATGACGCTGGTTTAGCCAGGCTGTTGCAGAGAAAATTGCAGCGACAGTCCTTCTCGGTTGAAATCGCCAGAAACGGTGACGACGGCTTGGCTACGCTCGGGAAAGCACCCTTCGATGTCGTGCTGCTCGATTACAGCATGCCCTCATGCGATGGCATCGACGTCTTGCGGATCATGGCGGAGTGCAAAACCTCTCCTCCGGTGATCATGCTAACCGGCAGAGGGAATGAAAAAATCGCGGTTGAAGCATTGCAACTGGGGGCCAGCGACTACATCGTGAAAGATGTGGATATGGGTTATCTGGAACTTCTTCCCGTCGTCATCGATCAGGTTTTGCAGAAACAGCAGTTGATCCGGGAACGCGAGCAGATGCTCAAGGCCCTTCAGGAGAGCGAGGATCGATACAGAAGGCTCAGTGCCCAGCTTGAACGGATGGTTCTGGAACGCACCGAGGATCTGCAGACTTCCAACAGGGAACTGGAAGTTTTTTGTTATTCCGTGTCACATGATCTCTCGGCCCCACTCCGTACGATCAATGGCTTCAGCGAGGTTCTGCTCGAAGAGTATGGTGATCGACTGGATAATGCCGGCAGACGGTGTCTCTCGAAAATAGGCGCGGCCGCCACTCGAATGGTGCAGCTGATTGACGCGCTGCTCGACCTTTCAACAATGGCGACCGACGAACCACGCCTCGAACCCGTGAACTTGAGCGACCTCGCAGGGGAAATCGCACAGGAGCTGCACGACCTCGAGCAACAACACAAGGTTGACGTCAGGATAACCGGCGGCATGGAAGTGGAAGGTGATCCTGCCCTGCTTAGAGTTATGATGGAGAACCTGCTGGGGAATGCATGGAAGTTCAGTAGAACTCTGCCTGACGCCTGTATCGAGTTCGGAAAATCGTTTCAAAACGGGGAGATGGCATATTACGTGCGCGACAACGGAATCGGTTTTGACCTGGGTAATTCCGGCAAACTGATCGAGCTTTTCCAGAGGCTGCACCTCGGGGATGAATTCAAAGGCATCGGAATCGGGCTCGCAACAGTCCAACGCATTGTCGAACGCCACAATGGAAGAATTTGGGCTGAAAGTGAAGTCGGTAAAGGTGCGACGTTCTATTTCACCCTTTCACCCATAGCCAATTAA
- a CDS encoding transglycosylase domain-containing protein — protein sequence MTSFGLFTALLLVSSALAQGNIAKYPYLPSGYSSVKVFDRSGRFVGRILPEKRYWVSIDHIPAFLQKAVVAVEDARFFEHGGIDIRGIARALVKDVVKGKLVEGGSTITQQLIKNRYLSGEKTIERKLEEARMAMEYEKIYTKKQILEMYFNEIYYGNGAWGIAQAARVYFDKTPDQLTDAECALLAGVPKNPGRYNPLGKAVDVSRRRDVVLARMLDLKMISARQKQKLRTRPITTVQRSQAPYYLAHIRNELVERFGPQIIERGGLEVTAAMDLNLQKLAEKTLKEGVKRISPELQGALVSLDPATGDVLAAVGGVDFTKSPYDRAFLARRQPGSAIKPLIYAAALEMGITAGSVWDDTPVAYDRGYNQTWKPLNYGKERYGQLSLRRALAYSNNIIAVKLLDTIGVPYFVDFAHKAGLPLRPNNDLSLALGTEDVTLRDLVRAYTPLANGGLRSEPRTIVRIYDRNRRAWTENAPSVAPALSPAAAFVTTRMLRDVMVYGTAKSLKSFSQKRPSAGKTGTTDDYRDAWFIGYTPQVLTGIWVGYDKPRPGGRGFTGGAVAAPIWQRFMGPALASKPVADFPKPDTVVSVSIDPATGYLATPDCPEKRDEFYVEGTQPTEYCPKHGGDRLNQVPPVLSLPKEEAPQSE from the coding sequence TTGACTTCATTCGGCCTGTTCACGGCTCTCCTTCTGGTCTCATCGGCTCTAGCCCAGGGGAATATCGCCAAGTATCCCTATCTGCCGTCAGGCTATTCGTCGGTCAAGGTTTTTGACCGCAGCGGACGGTTTGTGGGCCGTATCCTCCCCGAGAAACGCTACTGGGTCTCCATAGATCACATCCCCGCTTTCCTGCAAAAGGCGGTGGTGGCTGTGGAAGATGCACGGTTTTTTGAGCATGGAGGCATTGATATTCGCGGGATCGCCCGGGCGCTCGTGAAGGATGTGGTCAAGGGCAAGCTGGTGGAAGGGGGATCAACCATAACCCAGCAACTGATCAAGAACCGATATCTCTCCGGGGAGAAAACCATCGAGCGGAAGCTTGAGGAAGCCCGGATGGCCATGGAGTATGAGAAGATCTATACCAAGAAGCAGATTCTTGAGATGTATTTCAACGAGATTTACTACGGCAATGGGGCGTGGGGCATTGCCCAGGCGGCCCGGGTCTATTTTGACAAGACCCCCGATCAGTTGACCGATGCCGAATGCGCCCTGCTGGCTGGAGTGCCCAAGAACCCGGGCCGGTACAACCCCCTCGGGAAAGCGGTCGATGTCAGCAGACGAAGGGACGTGGTTCTTGCTCGCATGCTGGACCTCAAGATGATTTCGGCGCGGCAGAAGCAGAAGTTGAGAACCCGCCCCATTACAACGGTGCAGCGCAGTCAGGCGCCCTACTATCTGGCCCATATCCGGAACGAGCTTGTGGAGCGCTTCGGCCCTCAGATCATCGAACGGGGGGGACTGGAAGTTACTGCCGCCATGGACTTGAACCTGCAGAAACTGGCCGAAAAGACCTTGAAGGAAGGGGTGAAAAGGATTTCCCCCGAGCTTCAGGGGGCATTGGTTTCTCTGGATCCTGCAACGGGTGATGTGCTGGCAGCCGTCGGTGGGGTAGACTTCACGAAGAGCCCCTATGATCGCGCCTTCCTTGCCAGGCGTCAACCCGGCTCAGCCATCAAGCCGCTGATCTATGCCGCAGCCTTGGAAATGGGGATTACCGCCGGCAGCGTCTGGGATGATACGCCGGTTGCCTACGATCGCGGATACAATCAGACCTGGAAGCCCCTGAACTACGGGAAGGAGCGGTATGGCCAACTGTCGCTCCGGCGAGCCCTGGCGTACTCGAACAACATCATAGCGGTCAAGTTGCTGGACACGATCGGAGTCCCGTACTTTGTCGATTTTGCCCACAAGGCAGGGCTTCCCCTGCGTCCCAACAACGATCTTTCCCTGGCCCTCGGAACGGAAGACGTTACCTTGCGCGACCTGGTAAGAGCATACACCCCCTTGGCCAACGGAGGGCTCAGGTCCGAACCGAGAACAATCGTGCGTATCTATGACAGGAATCGCCGCGCCTGGACGGAAAACGCTCCGTCAGTTGCGCCGGCCCTCTCGCCGGCGGCCGCCTTTGTCACCACCCGGATGCTCAGGGACGTCATGGTGTACGGCACCGCAAAATCCCTCAAATCCTTCAGCCAGAAGCGACCGTCCGCCGGGAAGACCGGTACCACCGACGATTACCGCGATGCCTGGTTCATCGGCTACACTCCCCAGGTGCTGACCGGCATCTGGGTGGGATACGACAAGCCGCGGCCGGGGGGGAGAGGGTTTACCGGCGGGGCAGTGGCGGCGCCAATCTGGCAACGGTTCATGGGGCCGGCTCTGGCATCAAAGCCGGTTGCGGATTTTCCGAAACCCGATACGGTTGTCTCCGTTTCCATCGACCCGGCGACCGGTTACCTGGCAACGCCGGACTGCCCGGAAAAGCGCGACGAATTCTATGTCGAGGGGACCCAACCCACCGAATACTGTCCCAAACATGGCGGAGATCGCCTTAATCAGGTACCGCCCGTCCTGTCCCTGCCCAAGGAGGAGGCTCCGCAATCCGAGTGA
- a CDS encoding PaaI family thioesterase, producing the protein MQVIDDNHCFICGSNNPIGLHAVFTTDPEKGRAETRVSIPEHFQGWQGIVHGGILSALMDEICVQACMARGLQVVTSEMRLRYRKPVPTGSEVTVIGEIVGDRRRLIDVRGVIELDGQTMAEAEVIMFKTAG; encoded by the coding sequence ATGCAGGTAATCGACGACAACCACTGCTTCATCTGCGGCAGCAATAACCCCATCGGACTTCACGCCGTTTTCACAACCGATCCGGAAAAGGGCCGGGCTGAAACCCGGGTCAGTATTCCGGAGCATTTCCAGGGGTGGCAGGGGATAGTCCACGGCGGCATCCTCTCGGCCCTTATGGACGAAATATGCGTCCAGGCCTGCATGGCCCGAGGACTCCAGGTGGTGACCAGTGAAATGCGCCTGCGCTATCGGAAACCGGTGCCCACCGGCAGCGAGGTAACCGTTATCGGCGAGATCGTTGGCGACCGGCGCCGGCTCATCGATGTGCGCGGGGTCATCGAACTGGACGGTCAGACCATGGCCGAGGCCGAGGTCATCATGTTCAAAACGGCAGGATGA
- a CDS encoding DUF3443 domain-containing protein: protein MKSNKAVSLILLVGLVAGCGGGGGGGGGGGGGGGGDGGGSGGGTNTAANVLDITVNDPSYPNKPTVTVTICEPDTGKCQTVDNVLLDTGSYGLRIFKQAAPNISLPQVLVGSAPIAECIQYLDNTGTWGPVRIADVKLGGETAANIPIQIIDATYFQGNIPSQCQSPQVKGLDTNPDDAGYNGILGVGLFVEDCGDRCARSDTNDVYFTCSGSNCSSTPVPLASQVQNPVAHLDQDNNGVIVQMTSIPAGGSRTAGGKLILGIDTQTNNASSGTTPYFIDNSGYYAGYFTTKFNGTTFDTSFIDSGSNGLFFNVPTSLLPVCSSPHQDWYCPPVSLSSPLQLEAINYGNNATGGRVTFYIGNATSLFSTSNSAFAELGGPGFGSSFDWGLPFFYGRSVFVGIDRRNSSLGTGPYWAY, encoded by the coding sequence ATGAAATCAAATAAAGCTGTTTCTTTAATCCTTCTCGTTGGACTTGTTGCCGGCTGTGGTGGTGGCGGCGGAGGAGGAGGGGGAGGCGGAGGAGGAGGAGGCGGAGATGGTGGTGGCAGTGGCGGTGGAACCAACACGGCGGCCAATGTGCTGGACATCACCGTCAATGACCCCTCATATCCCAACAAACCGACCGTCACCGTCACGATCTGTGAACCCGACACGGGAAAATGCCAGACCGTCGACAACGTGCTCCTGGACACCGGCAGTTATGGCCTGCGGATTTTCAAGCAGGCCGCACCCAATATTTCATTGCCACAGGTACTGGTCGGTTCCGCTCCCATCGCCGAGTGCATTCAATATCTGGATAACACCGGGACTTGGGGACCAGTAAGGATTGCCGATGTGAAGCTCGGCGGAGAAACCGCCGCCAATATCCCGATACAGATTATCGATGCCACATATTTCCAAGGCAACATCCCTAGCCAATGTCAATCACCGCAAGTAAAAGGATTAGATACAAACCCCGATGATGCCGGTTATAACGGGATTCTCGGCGTTGGTCTGTTTGTCGAGGATTGTGGAGACAGATGTGCCAGGAGCGACACTAACGACGTGTATTTCACCTGTAGCGGATCAAACTGCTCCTCGACCCCCGTTCCACTTGCCAGCCAAGTACAGAATCCAGTGGCCCATCTGGACCAAGACAACAACGGCGTTATCGTGCAAATGACGAGCATCCCCGCGGGAGGGTCCAGAACAGCCGGCGGGAAGCTCATCCTCGGAATTGACACCCAGACGAACAACGCCTCCTCCGGTACGACCCCATACTTCATCGATAATTCTGGCTATTATGCTGGATATTTCACAACTAAATTCAATGGTACGACCTTCGATACAAGTTTCATCGACAGCGGCTCGAATGGACTTTTTTTCAATGTTCCCACAAGTCTCTTGCCTGTCTGCTCGTCTCCCCACCAGGACTGGTACTGCCCACCAGTCTCCCTGTCGTCCCCATTGCAACTGGAGGCCATAAACTACGGCAACAACGCAACAGGGGGTCGTGTAACATTCTACATAGGCAATGCGACCAGTCTGTTCAGCACGTCAAATAGTGCCTTCGCTGAACTTGGCGGGCCGGGCTTTGGAAGCAGTTTCGACTGGGGCCTCCCCTTCTTCTATGGCCGTTCCGTCTTCGTGGGAATTGATAGAAGGAATTCCAGCCTGGGCACCGGTCCCTACTGGGCTTACTGA
- a CDS encoding DUF2844 domain-containing protein, translating into MRRIFVAMSLVTGLLTTPFMPARQSEAALGEPAASVAVDRKALSATQRAATTRKGYTVQELVTGGNTVREYIAPSGIVFAVAWNGVSHPDLTLLLGSYLTEYKQALRQAPRQRGQRRSQVKANQVVVEKWGHMRNLQGRAYVPGLVPDGVTINEIK; encoded by the coding sequence ATGAGGAGAATATTCGTCGCCATGAGCCTTGTTACCGGACTTCTGACAACACCCTTCATGCCTGCCCGGCAGTCGGAAGCAGCCCTTGGTGAACCTGCGGCATCGGTGGCCGTTGACCGCAAGGCACTTTCCGCTACCCAGCGCGCCGCCACGACCCGCAAGGGTTATACGGTTCAGGAACTCGTAACCGGAGGTAACACCGTCCGTGAGTACATCGCGCCGTCGGGCATCGTGTTTGCTGTGGCCTGGAACGGGGTTTCCCACCCCGATCTCACGCTGCTGCTGGGGTCGTACCTCACCGAGTACAAGCAGGCTTTACGGCAGGCACCCCGACAGCGGGGGCAGCGGCGTTCTCAGGTAAAGGCCAACCAGGTCGTGGTCGAAAAGTGGGGACATATGCGCAACCTGCAGGGGCGAGCTTACGTGCCTGGCTTGGTCCCTGACGGAGTGACAATAAATGAAATCAAATAA
- the glpK gene encoding glycerol kinase GlpK — MSYILALDQGTTSSRAIVFDTTATIRAIAQREFRQIFPRPGWVEHDGREIWATQVGVAAEALTRAGISPREVRAIGITNQRETTLLWDRRSGEPLHNAIVWQDRRTAELCDRLKADGLEPLFRQKTGLVLDAYFSGTKLAWLLEAIPGARSRAEAGELAFGTVDSWLAWNLSGGKLHVTDASNASRTLLFNITTLDWDDELLAILGIPRAVLPRVVDSGAVYGETAGDIFAAAIPLAGMAGDQQAALFGQACGTAGMAKNTYGTGCFLLMHCGTRPIESRHNLLTTVAWQLGGRAEYALEGSVFVAGAAVQWLRDGLGIIRSSGEVEALAASVPDSGGVCLVPAFTGLGAPHWDPYARGTIVGITRGTTAAHIARATLESIAFQSADLLTAMEADAGISLAELRVDGGATANGLLMQFQADLLGVPVVRPRISETTALGAAYLAGLAVGLWRDRQEIAGHWQVDRIFEPAMGREQAAELRGRWGRAVERARGWAAP; from the coding sequence ATGAGTTATATCCTTGCCCTGGATCAGGGCACTACCAGTTCCCGCGCCATTGTCTTCGACACCACCGCAACGATCCGCGCCATTGCCCAGCGGGAGTTCCGCCAGATATTTCCCCGGCCCGGCTGGGTGGAACACGACGGCCGGGAGATCTGGGCCACCCAGGTGGGCGTGGCGGCCGAAGCCCTGACCCGGGCCGGCATCTCTCCCCGGGAGGTACGGGCCATCGGCATCACCAACCAGCGCGAGACAACGCTCCTCTGGGACCGACGAAGCGGCGAGCCGCTCCACAACGCCATCGTCTGGCAGGACCGCCGCACCGCGGAACTCTGCGACCGGCTCAAGGCCGACGGCCTGGAACCCCTGTTCCGGCAGAAGACCGGCCTGGTACTGGATGCCTACTTTTCCGGCACCAAGCTGGCCTGGCTGCTGGAGGCCATACCTGGCGCCCGCAGCCGCGCCGAAGCGGGGGAGCTGGCCTTCGGCACGGTGGATTCCTGGCTGGCCTGGAACCTGTCGGGAGGAAAGCTCCATGTCACCGACGCCAGCAACGCCTCCCGGACGCTCCTCTTCAACATCACTACCCTGGATTGGGACGACGAGCTGTTGGCGATCCTCGGGATACCCCGGGCAGTGCTGCCGCGGGTGGTGGATTCCGGCGCCGTTTACGGCGAGACCGCCGGGGATATTTTTGCTGCGGCGATTCCCCTTGCCGGCATGGCCGGGGACCAGCAGGCGGCCCTCTTCGGGCAGGCCTGCGGCACGGCAGGGATGGCCAAGAACACCTACGGCACCGGCTGCTTCCTGCTGATGCACTGTGGAACACGGCCGATAGAGTCCCGGCACAACCTGCTCACCACCGTTGCCTGGCAACTGGGCGGACGGGCTGAATACGCCCTTGAGGGGAGCGTGTTTGTGGCCGGCGCTGCGGTGCAGTGGCTCCGGGACGGCCTGGGCATCATCCGCTCCTCCGGCGAGGTGGAGGCCCTTGCGGCCAGCGTTCCGGACAGCGGCGGTGTCTGCCTGGTTCCCGCCTTCACCGGACTCGGCGCCCCCCACTGGGATCCCTACGCCCGGGGCACCATCGTCGGCATAACCCGCGGCACCACCGCGGCACACATCGCCCGGGCCACCCTGGAGAGCATCGCCTTCCAGAGCGCCGACCTCCTCACCGCCATGGAGGCCGACGCCGGCATCAGCCTGGCCGAATTGCGGGTCGACGGAGGCGCAACGGCCAACGGGCTCCTGATGCAGTTCCAGGCCGACCTCCTCGGGGTGCCGGTGGTGCGGCCCCGGATCAGCGAGACCACGGCCCTGGGGGCTGCCTACCTGGCGGGACTGGCGGTGGGGCTCTGGCGTGACCGTCAGGAGATTGCCGGCCACTGGCAGGTGGACCGGATCTTCGAGCCGGCCATGGGCCGCGAGCAGGCGGCAGAGCTACGGGGAAGGTGGGGGCGGGCCGTGGAGCGGGCCCGGGGGTGGGCGGCGCCATGA
- a CDS encoding glycerol-3-phosphate dehydrogenase/oxidase, translated as MTRTRLLQQLEEEKCWDLLVIGGGATGLGVAVEGASRGYRTLLLERDDFGSGTSSRSTKLIHGGVRYLQQGNLSLVLEALHERGILIRNAPHLVHNLSFVVPLYDWWEGPFYGIGLKLYDMLAGKLGLGPSQILSREETLRRIPTVEPAGLRGGVIYHDGQFDDARLAVALARTCADLGGVPLNRMEVAGLLKGDGLVRGVAARDRESGREYEIEARVVVNATGPSCDAIRQLDDPGAQPVIAPSQGVHLVLPREFLPGDSAIMVPHTDDGRVLFAVPWHERVIVGTTDTPVERVTAEPRPLAAEVGFLLEHAARYLSRDPATSDILSVFAGLRPLVRGEAVNTAALSRDHTIMVSTAGLVTITGGKWTTYRRMAEDTVNSAVRMAGLAERPSRTADLPIHGWLAKGGVDGEWAMYGAEAAALEELCAVQPALRRQLHPRLPYRLAEVVWGVRYEWARSVEDVLSRRTRALILDARAAMEAAPEVAALMATELGRDEAWQAAEVAAFRALAEGYLP; from the coding sequence ATGACCCGTACGAGGCTCTTGCAACAGCTTGAAGAGGAGAAGTGCTGGGATCTCCTCGTTATCGGCGGGGGCGCCACCGGGCTCGGCGTGGCCGTTGAGGGGGCGAGCCGGGGCTACCGGACGCTCCTCCTGGAGCGTGACGACTTCGGCAGCGGCACCTCCAGCCGGAGCACCAAGCTCATCCACGGCGGGGTCCGGTACCTGCAGCAGGGGAATCTCTCCCTGGTACTGGAGGCCCTCCACGAGCGGGGAATCCTGATCCGCAACGCCCCGCACCTGGTGCATAACCTCTCCTTCGTGGTCCCGCTCTATGACTGGTGGGAAGGTCCCTTCTACGGCATCGGACTGAAGCTCTACGACATGTTGGCGGGAAAGCTGGGACTCGGCCCGTCGCAGATACTCTCCCGGGAGGAGACCCTGCGCCGCATCCCCACCGTGGAGCCGGCAGGGTTGCGGGGCGGGGTGATCTACCACGACGGCCAGTTCGACGATGCCCGGCTTGCCGTGGCCCTGGCCCGCACCTGCGCGGACCTGGGGGGAGTTCCCCTGAACCGCATGGAGGTGGCAGGCCTCCTCAAGGGGGATGGCCTGGTCCGCGGCGTAGCGGCCCGGGACCGGGAGAGCGGCCGCGAATACGAGATCGAGGCGCGGGTGGTGGTGAATGCCACCGGGCCCTCCTGCGACGCCATCCGCCAGCTGGACGACCCCGGCGCGCAGCCGGTCATTGCTCCGAGCCAGGGGGTGCATCTGGTCCTGCCCCGGGAATTCCTCCCCGGCGACAGCGCCATCATGGTCCCCCACACCGACGACGGGAGGGTGCTCTTCGCCGTCCCCTGGCACGAACGGGTGATCGTCGGCACCACCGACACGCCGGTGGAGCGGGTCACGGCCGAACCCCGTCCCCTGGCGGCTGAAGTGGGGTTCCTCCTGGAACATGCGGCCCGGTATCTCTCCCGGGATCCCGCCACGTCCGACATCCTCAGTGTCTTCGCCGGGCTCCGCCCCCTGGTGCGGGGTGAAGCAGTCAATACAGCGGCCCTTTCCCGTGATCACACCATTATGGTTTCGACCGCCGGTCTGGTCACCATCACCGGCGGCAAGTGGACCACCTACCGCAGGATGGCCGAGGATACGGTAAACAGCGCTGTCAGGATGGCGGGGCTGGCAGAGAGACCGTCGCGCACGGCCGACCTCCCCATCCACGGGTGGCTGGCCAAGGGGGGTGTTGACGGGGAGTGGGCGATGTATGGCGCCGAAGCCGCTGCCCTGGAAGAGCTGTGCGCCGTGCAACCGGCCCTGCGCCGGCAACTCCATCCCCGGCTCCCGTACCGGCTGGCCGAGGTGGTCTGGGGGGTGCGGTACGAATGGGCGCGGAGTGTTGAGGATGTGTTGAGCCGCCGTACCCGGGCACTCATTCTCGATGCCCGTGCCGCCATGGAGGCGGCCCCGGAGGTTGCCGCCCTGATGGCGACGGAACTGGGGCGCGATGAGGCCTGGCAGGCGGCAGAGGTTGCGGCTTTTCGCGCCCTGGCTGAGGGGTATCTGCCTTAG
- a CDS encoding peptidoglycan-binding protein — translation MSVLQASVGYLGKNIENDVETVQSLLKSKGFDPKGIDGVCGKDTIAAIRSFQATFMTNPDGLIEPGRKTWLKLAGTGGAATADLSPWCGDSARWSQEKKLQSMHPELRQKVAAVLQALAGRGFQPKVFYGWRSVAVQMQLYYQGNSKVKFSFHNAQHPDGIPNAYAADIVDSRFGWAPEAEQTGFWKALGEEAKELGLVWGGDWVNFRDWAHVQLVPNDELGRVKRESGL, via the coding sequence ATGAGTGTACTCCAGGCTTCAGTCGGATATTTGGGGAAAAATATCGAAAATGATGTGGAAACAGTCCAAAGCCTCCTGAAGTCCAAGGGCTTTGACCCAAAGGGGATTGATGGCGTTTGCGGCAAGGACACCATCGCGGCGATACGCAGCTTCCAGGCCACGTTCATGACGAACCCCGACGGGCTCATAGAACCGGGGCGCAAGACCTGGCTCAAACTTGCGGGCACGGGTGGCGCAGCCACTGCCGATCTTTCCCCGTGGTGCGGCGACAGCGCCCGATGGTCCCAAGAGAAGAAACTCCAGAGCATGCATCCGGAACTGCGCCAGAAGGTTGCAGCGGTTCTGCAGGCGCTCGCCGGACGCGGCTTCCAGCCGAAGGTTTTTTATGGCTGGCGCTCGGTGGCGGTCCAGATGCAGCTCTACTATCAGGGGAACAGCAAGGTGAAGTTCAGCTTCCACAACGCCCAGCATCCCGACGGAATCCCCAACGCCTATGCGGCAGATATTGTGGACAGCCGCTTCGGCTGGGCTCCGGAGGCGGAACAGACGGGATTCTGGAAAGCCCTTGGCGAGGAGGCCAAGGAACTGGGCCTCGTCTGGGGAGGGGACTGGGTGAATTTCCGCGACTGGGCCCACGTACAGCTGGTGCCTAATGATGAACTTGGCCGGGTCAAACGGGAGAGCGGCCTGTGA
- a CDS encoding M23 family metallopeptidase has protein sequence MKQIILLAVAAFLALNGVAAASPCDDWNILEKEIRDGRIDRISAKTRIAQLHRLLLDTYGTTAANSAKVFPVADYDYRAIGGRHGNDYRPGGYSFYQGVRHGGHPAHDIFVHDRNQDSLDDATGKPVTIVASANGVVIATNPSWDYPSPVRGGKYVWIFNTAEERYYYYAHLSSVTVMPGQTVTAGEPIGFLGRTGKNAYPRRSPTHLHFMVLSYADGRMLPINPYRELVGAGRGIVKTSH, from the coding sequence ATGAAACAGATTATCCTCCTGGCGGTCGCGGCGTTTCTGGCTCTTAACGGGGTTGCCGCGGCAAGCCCCTGTGACGACTGGAACATCCTGGAGAAGGAAATCCGCGACGGCCGGATCGACCGGATTTCCGCCAAAACCCGCATCGCTCAACTCCACCGGCTCCTCCTCGATACCTACGGCACCACTGCAGCCAATTCGGCAAAGGTCTTCCCGGTGGCGGACTATGATTACCGCGCCATCGGAGGGCGGCACGGCAACGACTACCGACCCGGCGGGTACTCCTTTTATCAGGGAGTCCGGCACGGCGGCCATCCGGCCCACGACATCTTCGTGCATGACCGGAACCAGGATTCCCTCGATGACGCCACCGGCAAGCCGGTCACCATCGTGGCGTCCGCTAACGGGGTCGTCATCGCCACGAATCCCTCCTGGGATTATCCCAGTCCCGTACGGGGCGGGAAGTACGTCTGGATCTTCAACACCGCCGAGGAACGCTATTACTACTATGCCCACCTTTCGTCCGTGACGGTAATGCCGGGGCAGACCGTTACCGCGGGCGAGCCCATCGGTTTTTTGGGGAGGACCGGGAAAAACGCCTACCCGCGCCGGTCTCCCACCCACCTCCATTTCATGGTCCTCTCGTACGCCGATGGGAGGATGCTTCCCATCAACCCCTACCGGGAACTCGTCGGAGCCGGGCGCGGCATAGTGAAAACTTCCCATTGA